From Ancylobacter pratisalsi, one genomic window encodes:
- the urtD gene encoding urea ABC transporter ATP-binding protein UrtD, with protein sequence MPAAGTGPEGGSTEALTEALLYLDGVTVTFDGFRALNALSFTVDPGEMRAVIGPNGAGKTTMMDVITGKTRPDKGDVFFNSGTTDLTKLDETEIATLGIGRKFQKPTVFESHTVLDNLRLALKGQRAALANIFRKETAFERERIDEIFETIKLTEHRGRLGGNLSHGQKQWLEIGMLLAQDPKLLLVDEPVAGMTDAETAQTAELLREINANGHSVVVVEHDMTFVRDLGVRVMCLHEGSVLAEGTLDQVSANERVIEVYLGR encoded by the coding sequence ATGCCGGCGGCCGGAACCGGCCCGGAGGGGGGCTCGACCGAAGCGCTGACCGAGGCGCTGCTCTATCTCGACGGCGTGACGGTCACCTTCGACGGTTTCCGCGCGCTCAACGCGCTTTCCTTCACCGTCGACCCCGGCGAGATGCGGGCCGTGATCGGGCCGAACGGCGCCGGCAAGACCACGATGATGGACGTGATCACCGGCAAGACCCGCCCGGACAAGGGCGACGTGTTCTTCAACAGCGGCACCACCGATCTCACCAAGCTGGATGAGACCGAGATCGCGACGCTCGGCATCGGGCGCAAGTTCCAGAAGCCGACCGTGTTCGAGAGCCACACCGTGCTCGACAATCTGCGGCTGGCGCTGAAGGGCCAGCGCGCCGCGCTCGCGAATATCTTTCGCAAGGAGACCGCGTTCGAGCGCGAGCGCATCGACGAGATCTTCGAGACCATCAAGCTCACCGAGCACCGTGGGCGTCTCGGCGGCAATCTCTCCCACGGGCAGAAGCAGTGGCTGGAGATCGGCATGCTCCTGGCACAGGATCCCAAGCTGCTGCTGGTGGACGAACCCGTGGCCGGCATGACTGACGCGGAAACCGCGCAGACCGCCGAACTGCTGCGTGAGATCAACGCCAATGGTCACTCGGTCGTCGTGGTCGAGCACGACATGACCTTCGTGCGCGATCTCGGCGTGCGCGTGATGTGCCTGCACGAAGGCTCGGTTCTGGCGGAGGGAACGCTCGACCAGGTCAGCGCAAATGAGCGCGTCATCGAAGTCTATCTGGGGCGCTGA
- the urtC gene encoding urea ABC transporter permease subunit UrtC translates to MNTTDTRPPALLGTSGLIFVGILVAAAILVPVLNLLTSPDTALHVPTYVVSLLGKYLCYALLALSVDLIWGYVGILSLGQGAFFALGGYAMGMYLMRQIGTRGVYGDPVLPDFMVFLNWKELPWFWYGFDMFPFAAVMVVLAPGALALVFGWFAFRSRVTGVYLSIITQAMTFALLLAFFRNDMGFGGNNGLTDFKDILGFNIQADGTRAALFALSALALILGYVLCRFLVRSHFGKVLIAIRDAETRVRFTGYRAENYKLVAFVASAMLAGVAGALYVPQVGIINPSEFSPANSIEIIVWVAVGGRGTLVGAALGAVLVNYAKTYFTSGILAPYWLFMLGGLFVAVTLFLPKGIIGTFYEWRDRRNPPPDEAGEPIAEPRPAE, encoded by the coding sequence ATGAACACGACCGATACACGCCCGCCGGCCCTGCTTGGCACCAGCGGCCTGATCTTCGTCGGCATTCTCGTCGCGGCCGCCATTCTGGTGCCGGTGCTGAACCTACTCACCTCGCCGGACACCGCACTGCATGTGCCGACCTATGTGGTCTCGCTGCTCGGCAAATATCTCTGCTACGCGCTGCTCGCGCTCTCGGTCGACCTGATCTGGGGCTATGTGGGCATCCTCTCGCTCGGCCAGGGCGCGTTCTTCGCGCTCGGCGGCTACGCGATGGGCATGTATCTGATGCGCCAGATCGGCACGCGCGGTGTCTATGGCGACCCGGTCCTGCCCGACTTCATGGTGTTCCTGAACTGGAAGGAACTGCCCTGGTTCTGGTATGGCTTCGACATGTTCCCCTTCGCCGCGGTGATGGTGGTGCTGGCACCGGGCGCACTGGCCCTCGTCTTCGGCTGGTTCGCTTTTCGCTCCCGCGTGACGGGCGTCTATCTGTCGATCATCACCCAGGCGATGACGTTCGCCCTGCTGCTGGCCTTCTTCCGCAATGACATGGGCTTCGGCGGCAATAACGGCCTGACCGACTTCAAGGACATTCTCGGCTTCAACATCCAGGCCGACGGCACGCGCGCCGCGCTGTTCGCGCTCTCCGCACTCGCGCTCATTCTCGGTTATGTGCTGTGCCGCTTTCTGGTGCGCTCGCATTTCGGCAAGGTGCTGATCGCGATCCGCGATGCCGAGACCCGCGTGCGCTTCACCGGCTACCGGGCGGAGAACTACAAGCTCGTGGCCTTCGTCGCCTCGGCCATGCTGGCGGGCGTCGCGGGGGCGCTCTACGTGCCGCAGGTCGGCATCATCAACCCGTCCGAATTCTCGCCGGCGAACTCGATCGAGATCATCGTCTGGGTGGCCGTGGGGGGGCGCGGCACACTGGTCGGGGCGGCGCTGGGCGCCGTGCTGGTGAACTACGCCAAGACCTATTTCACCTCCGGCATCCTCGCCCCGTACTGGCTGTTCATGCTGGGCGGGCTGTTCGTGGCGGTGACGCTGTTCCTGCCCAAGGGGATCATCGGCACCTTCTACGAGTGGCGCGACAGGCGTAACCCGCCGCCCGACGAGGCTGGCGAGCCCATCGCCGAACCCAGGCCCGCGGAGTGA
- the urtB gene encoding urea ABC transporter permease subunit UrtB, which produces MMISRARCRSLTCALFAALLAMATLFHAGRASAQDISEPLAQLTQDNYGATESALGALALSGNPAATGIVSALAGGKLVYSTSLPRHLFIQGDKGLLDPVSLEPVADPGPVKPVRVNNRVRRAIEAANGAMSLTSPDAAKRLDAAAAVLRSRDEAALPALETALAKEAEPRVKSAMTLARSAIIIGKEGVPPEMRIKAIELVGAEGNQDALAVLRSVPNDAIPEVKEAAAKEIAGIERNLAMWGVAQNVWYGLSLGSVLLLAAIGLAITFGVMGVINMAHGEMVMLGAYTTFVVQEAIRTYNPALFDVSLIIAIPLAFLFTGLIGVIIERTVIRFLYGRPLETLLATWGISLILQQAIRTIFGPTNREVGAPSWMSGNFEIGQLAITSGRLWIIVFAMLVFVALLAVLRLTRIGLEMRAVTQNRRMAASMGIRTNWVDAMTFGLGSGIAGMAGVALSQIDNVSPNLGQGYIIDSFLVVVFGGVGNLWGTLVGAMSLGIANKLLEPYAGAVLGKIALLVIVILFIQKRPRGLFALKGRSIEA; this is translated from the coding sequence ATGATGATCTCACGCGCACGCTGCCGCAGCCTGACCTGCGCACTCTTCGCCGCCCTGCTGGCCATGGCCACGCTTTTCCATGCCGGCCGCGCCTCGGCCCAGGACATCAGCGAGCCGCTTGCCCAGCTGACCCAGGACAATTACGGCGCCACCGAGTCGGCGCTGGGCGCGCTCGCCCTCAGCGGCAACCCGGCGGCGACCGGCATCGTGTCGGCGCTGGCGGGTGGCAAGCTGGTCTATAGCACCTCCCTCCCGCGCCATCTCTTCATCCAGGGCGACAAGGGACTGCTCGACCCGGTCTCGCTTGAGCCGGTCGCGGATCCCGGGCCGGTGAAGCCGGTGCGTGTGAACAACCGCGTCCGACGCGCCATCGAAGCGGCGAACGGGGCCATGTCCCTGACCAGCCCGGATGCCGCCAAGCGCCTGGACGCGGCGGCGGCGGTGCTGCGCTCGCGCGATGAGGCGGCGCTTCCCGCGCTTGAGACCGCGCTCGCCAAGGAGGCCGAACCAAGGGTCAAGTCGGCGATGACGCTGGCCCGTTCCGCCATCATCATCGGCAAGGAAGGCGTGCCGCCGGAGATGCGCATCAAGGCCATCGAGCTGGTCGGTGCCGAGGGCAACCAGGACGCGCTCGCCGTGCTGCGCAGCGTGCCCAACGACGCCATCCCCGAGGTCAAGGAAGCCGCCGCGAAGGAGATCGCCGGCATCGAGCGGAACCTCGCCATGTGGGGCGTGGCGCAGAATGTCTGGTACGGGCTGTCGCTCGGCTCCGTGCTGCTGCTCGCCGCGATCGGCCTCGCCATCACCTTCGGCGTGATGGGCGTGATCAACATGGCCCATGGCGAGATGGTGATGCTGGGCGCCTACACCACCTTCGTGGTGCAGGAGGCGATCCGCACCTACAATCCGGCGCTGTTCGACGTGTCGCTGATCATCGCCATCCCGCTGGCCTTTCTCTTCACCGGCCTGATCGGCGTGATCATCGAGCGCACCGTCATCCGCTTTCTCTATGGCCGGCCGCTGGAGACGCTGCTGGCGACCTGGGGCATCTCGCTCATCCTGCAGCAGGCCATCCGCACCATATTCGGGCCCACCAACCGTGAGGTCGGCGCGCCGAGCTGGATGTCCGGCAATTTCGAGATCGGCCAGCTCGCCATCACGTCCGGCCGGCTGTGGATCATCGTGTTCGCGATGCTGGTCTTCGTCGCACTGCTCGCCGTGCTTCGGCTCACCCGTATCGGGCTGGAGATGCGGGCGGTCACCCAGAACCGGCGCATGGCGGCCTCGATGGGCATCCGCACCAACTGGGTCGATGCCATGACCTTCGGCCTGGGCTCCGGCATCGCCGGCATGGCCGGCGTGGCGCTGTCGCAGATCGACAACGTCTCGCCGAACCTCGGCCAGGGCTACATCATCGACAGCTTCCTCGTCGTGGTGTTCGGCGGCGTGGGCAATCTGTGGGGCACGCTGGTCGGCGCCATGTCGCTGGGCATCGCCAACAAGTTGCTTGAGCCCTATGCCGGCGCCGTGCTGGGCAAGATCGCGCTGCTGGTGATCGTGATCCTGTTCATCCAGAAACGGCCACGCGGCCTGTTCGCCCTCAAGGGGAGGTCGATCGAGGCATGA